A region of Nitrospirota bacterium DNA encodes the following proteins:
- a CDS encoding DUF433 domain-containing protein codes for MKKLTRITFNPEIMGGKPCIRGMRVTVGMIVGMIAAGHSREDVLKLYPYLEPSDIDEALSYAAWRSEEVEVPFQAA; via the coding sequence ATGAAAAAACTGACGAGGATAACCTTTAATCCAGAAATAATGGGCGGCAAACCCTGCATCAGAGGCATGCGCGTCACGGTCGGAATGATCGTAGGGATGATAGCTGCCGGTCATTCCAGAGAAGATGTTTTAAAACTCTATCCTTATCTGGAGCCCTCGGATATCGACGAGGCGCTTTCGTACGCCGCATGGCGTTCTGAAGAAGTTGAGGTCCCCTTTCAGGCTGCATGA
- a CDS encoding HNH endonuclease: protein MKKWSRRELIVAFNLYCQMPFGKIHSRNPIIMQVAKQLNRTSSSVAMKMLNFASLDPIITDSGRHGLGNASNADREVWEEFHRDWENLALEGQLYLHRANVFSSKELPQIEATDFTGKTKKATVEVRLKQSFFRQAVLSSYQARCCMTGLADPRLLVASHIIPWSQDKANRLNPSNGLCLSALHDKAFDQGLITVLPNWEIRVSKHLDGSKNAFCKMAIVFLEGKKIKLPEKFLPMIEFLDYHNKNIFIS, encoded by the coding sequence ATGAAAAAATGGTCGAGACGCGAGTTAATTGTAGCATTTAATCTTTACTGCCAAATGCCTTTTGGAAAAATTCATAGCCGTAATCCCATCATCATGCAAGTTGCAAAACAATTAAATCGAACATCTTCATCGGTAGCCATGAAAATGTTGAATTTCGCCAGTCTTGATCCAATCATCACTGATAGCGGAAGACATGGCCTTGGTAATGCGTCAAATGCAGACAGAGAAGTCTGGGAGGAATTTCATAGAGACTGGGAAAATCTAGCGCTTGAAGGCCAGCTTTATTTACACAGAGCAAATGTATTTTCGTCTAAAGAATTGCCACAGATAGAAGCCACCGATTTCACAGGCAAAACAAAAAAAGCGACGGTTGAGGTAAGATTGAAACAGTCTTTTTTTAGACAGGCTGTTCTGAGTAGTTATCAGGCGCGGTGCTGTATGACTGGATTAGCTGACCCAAGATTGCTTGTTGCCAGTCATATCATCCCCTGGAGTCAAGACAAAGCAAATCGATTAAACCCGAGCAATGGACTTTGTTTGAGCGCGTTACATGATAAAGCATTTGACCAAGGGCTTATTACTGTACTGCCAAATTGGGAAATAAGAGTATCAAAGCATCTGGATGGATCAAAAAATGCTTTCTGCAAAATGGCGATTGTTTTCTTAGAAGGCAAGAAGATTAAGTTGCCGGAAAAATTTTTACCAATGATAGAATTTCTCGATTATCACAACAAGAATATTTTTATATCGTAA
- the dcm gene encoding DNA (cytosine-5-)-methyltransferase translates to MPQIHTKLDPKTHKKLQKKASEYGYSLQEFVERTLIKAAEDEQLYFAFKSPEQENRDYKFIFIDLFAGIGGIRQAFEGHGGKCVFSSEWDNWCRKTYLENFGEMPHGDINEIKPVEIPDHDILAAGFPCQPFSIAGVSKKKSLGKEHGFKDKAQGTLFFRIAEILEAKRPKAFMLENVKNLKNHDGGNTFRVIEGALKELDYHVCFDVIDAAHYLPQHRERLFIVGFDRKIFRDKPDFSFPKPPKKKPTLGSILEKKFDNKYILSDHLWQYLQNYAEKHRQKGNGFGYGLFDGSSVARTLSARYYKDGSEILIKVPNSNPRRLTPRECARLMGFDDKFVIPVSDSQAYRLFGTSSVVPVVKSIAKSIVPFVISSQKGLS, encoded by the coding sequence ATGCCGCAAATTCATACAAAACTCGATCCTAAGACGCACAAAAAGCTTCAAAAGAAAGCCAGTGAATATGGTTATAGCCTGCAGGAGTTTGTCGAACGTACCCTGATAAAGGCAGCGGAAGATGAACAGCTGTATTTCGCCTTCAAATCTCCGGAGCAGGAAAACAGGGATTACAAGTTTATATTCATAGATCTGTTCGCCGGGATCGGTGGCATCCGTCAGGCATTTGAAGGGCATGGCGGAAAATGTGTTTTTTCTTCGGAATGGGATAACTGGTGCCGGAAGACATATCTTGAGAATTTCGGAGAAATGCCTCATGGTGATATCAATGAGATAAAACCTGTGGAAATACCAGACCACGATATTCTTGCTGCTGGATTTCCCTGTCAGCCATTCTCCATTGCAGGCGTATCAAAGAAAAAAAGCCTTGGCAAGGAACATGGGTTTAAGGACAAAGCACAGGGCACGCTTTTTTTCCGCATAGCAGAGATTTTGGAGGCGAAGCGGCCCAAGGCCTTTATGCTGGAAAATGTCAAGAATCTCAAGAATCATGATGGAGGCAATACCTTCAGGGTAATTGAGGGTGCCTTGAAGGAACTTGATTACCATGTTTGTTTTGATGTAATCGATGCCGCACACTATCTGCCGCAGCACCGCGAACGTCTTTTTATCGTTGGCTTCGACCGTAAGATATTCAGGGATAAACCGGACTTTTCCTTTCCCAAACCTCCAAAGAAGAAACCAACCCTTGGCAGTATTCTTGAAAAGAAATTCGATAATAAATATATTCTCTCTGACCACCTGTGGCAGTATCTTCAGAACTATGCCGAAAAGCACAGACAAAAAGGGAACGGCTTCGGTTACGGGCTTTTTGACGGCAGTTCGGTAGCCCGCACCCTGAGCGCGCGCTATTACAAAGATGGGTCTGAAATACTTATTAAAGTCCCGAACTCGAATCCCCGGAGGCTGACACCGCGCGAGTGTGCGCGCCTGATGGGCTTCGATGATAAATTTGTAATTCCCGTGTCTGACTCGCAGGCATACAGACTATTTGGAACATCCTCTGTTGTGCCAGTCGTAAAATCAATTGCGAAATCAATCGTGCCTTTTGTAATATCTTCTCAAAAGGGCTTGTCATGA
- a CDS encoding molybdopterin molybdotransferase MoeA: MLGRERVMTSENALDLLLGNLKDKRTAVRAVPIAESLGMVCAEDIVAADDLPAFARSTVDGYAVRAEDTFGASETMPVYLNLAQEIFMGEAADFMLADDTANKIPTGGMLPVRADAVVMFEHVQIIDNKMIEVMKSVAPGENVIQAGEDVKRGEIVISRGRRMRPADIGASAGIGVTEVKVYDKPVVSIISTGDEIVPADQAPSIGKIRDTNSYVITGMVAQAGGIPGRKGIFKDDYTVIRNAVEDAMKDSDAIAVSGGTSVGTKDMIARIIEDIGNPGILFHGLSLKPGKPMIGGVMNNIPIFGLPGHPAAVSVCLDIFMRPVLNALCGLEERCADRLKGVVQARLSRNVSSSQGREEHIRAVIEEREDGLWAVPLLGKSGLIRTLVHADGTFVIPVNINGIEKGENVEVRLF, encoded by the coding sequence ATGCTTGGCCGCGAACGTGTCATGACCTCGGAAAATGCGCTGGACCTGCTCCTCGGAAATCTTAAGGATAAAAGAACTGCGGTGAGGGCGGTGCCGATCGCGGAATCTCTCGGCATGGTCTGCGCAGAGGATATTGTTGCAGCAGACGATCTGCCGGCCTTTGCGCGCTCAACGGTAGATGGTTATGCGGTGAGGGCAGAAGATACCTTTGGCGCTTCAGAGACCATGCCGGTATATCTGAACCTCGCACAGGAGATCTTCATGGGCGAGGCTGCGGATTTTATGCTGGCTGATGATACGGCCAACAAGATCCCGACCGGCGGCATGCTCCCTGTCAGGGCAGATGCTGTTGTCATGTTCGAGCATGTGCAGATCATTGACAACAAGATGATAGAGGTGATGAAATCTGTCGCTCCCGGAGAAAATGTCATTCAGGCCGGGGAGGACGTGAAGCGGGGTGAGATCGTGATCAGCAGGGGGCGGCGCATGCGGCCTGCCGACATCGGCGCATCTGCAGGCATTGGCGTAACTGAGGTGAAGGTCTATGATAAGCCGGTTGTTTCGATCATCTCTACGGGTGACGAGATCGTCCCCGCAGACCAGGCTCCGTCGATAGGAAAGATACGTGATACCAACTCGTATGTCATTACGGGTATGGTCGCTCAGGCCGGCGGAATACCGGGGAGAAAAGGCATATTCAAAGATGACTATACGGTAATACGCAATGCTGTTGAAGATGCGATGAAGGATTCTGACGCCATCGCTGTCTCAGGCGGCACGTCAGTCGGGACAAAGGATATGATAGCCAGGATCATTGAGGATATCGGCAATCCCGGCATCCTGTTCCACGGTCTTTCACTCAAGCCGGGCAAGCCGATGATCGGCGGTGTCATGAACAATATTCCTATCTTTGGTCTTCCCGGGCATCCTGCTGCGGTCAGCGTCTGTCTGGACATATTCATGAGGCCGGTATTGAATGCCCTCTGCGGTCTTGAAGAACGCTGCGCTGACCGGTTGAAGGGAGTTGTTCAGGCAAGGCTTTCCAGAAATGTATCATCATCCCAGGGCAGGGAAGAGCATATCAGGGCGGTGATAGAAGAACGGGAGGACGGCCTCTGGGCAGTTCCCCTGCTCGGAAAGTCAGGCCTGATCAGGACCTTAGTTCATGCTGACGGGACCTTTGTGATCCCGGTCAATATCAACGGCATTGAAAAGGGTGAGAATGTTGAAGTGAGACTCTTTTAG
- a CDS encoding glycosyltransferase family 39 protein has protein sequence MKSAGGRLRNAGTSFFIFSLSLLLFYVLYRSRSFDDSRFTSWEDVFSVVRPLRTGVLLCFSLVAAYILSRSALVEKYAPAALFMGSFVVSSLFWQEPEMIVDASRYFTQAKHLELYGFGYFFREWGNGINAWTDLPAIPFLYGVLFRVFGESRLVIQVFNSLFFSSAIVLTYLTGKELWGRDSGLYGAVFLLGIPYLYTQVPLMMVDLPSMFFFMLSLYTFLLALRRGGMMVAAASLAIGISFFTKYSTWLMLTVIPVMYAAELYQNRKEELDRFALRGMIVFFAFFFLISIVIAFKHDEIVKQIHLLISYQKPGLKRWGESPVSTYFFQMHPFIPVLAAVSLFAAARKKEMTYVMIAWLVLVILVLQVRRIRYIIMVFPLLSLMAAYGLGAVRDRMSARFIAYATAAFSLTLALSGFLPFLQHTSAANLRDAAAYLDSLDVEIVEVFTSLPDDYVMNPAVSVPLLDLHTKKKIVYRYDETAYPLPEDVNSSALRFTWTYKNPLYYQEDPEESGKKAVLMITDSTERKLPDLIREKTAHLSGKRTFGISDKVFRHQTLVTVYH, from the coding sequence CCGCTGGAGGTCGGCTCAGGAATGCCGGGACTTCATTCTTTATCTTTTCCCTGTCCCTTCTGCTGTTTTATGTTCTTTACCGGTCAAGATCTTTTGATGACAGCAGGTTCACCAGCTGGGAGGACGTATTTTCTGTTGTCAGGCCTCTGCGGACAGGAGTTCTGCTCTGTTTCAGCCTTGTTGCAGCCTACATTCTTTCGCGCTCTGCCCTGGTCGAAAAATATGCGCCGGCAGCCCTCTTCATGGGGTCCTTTGTTGTCTCTTCGCTTTTTTGGCAGGAACCTGAGATGATCGTGGATGCATCGCGGTACTTTACGCAGGCAAAACATCTTGAGCTTTACGGCTTCGGGTATTTTTTCCGTGAATGGGGCAACGGCATCAATGCATGGACAGACCTTCCTGCCATACCTTTTTTGTACGGGGTGCTCTTCAGGGTATTCGGTGAGAGCAGACTCGTCATACAGGTCTTTAACAGCCTCTTTTTTTCTTCAGCAATCGTGCTCACCTATCTGACCGGAAAGGAGCTCTGGGGCAGGGACAGCGGTCTTTATGGCGCAGTATTTCTCCTCGGCATTCCGTACCTGTATACCCAGGTGCCTCTGATGATGGTCGACCTGCCGTCCATGTTCTTCTTCATGCTTTCGCTCTATACCTTTCTTCTTGCCCTGAGGCGCGGCGGTATGATGGTAGCAGCTGCGAGTCTGGCCATAGGTATATCTTTTTTTACAAAGTATTCGACATGGCTCATGCTGACCGTGATTCCGGTCATGTATGCGGCAGAACTTTATCAAAACAGAAAAGAGGAGCTTGACCGCTTTGCCCTGCGGGGCATGATCGTATTTTTCGCTTTTTTTTTCCTCATCTCGATCGTGATAGCGTTCAAGCATGACGAGATCGTCAAGCAGATCCATCTCCTGATCTCATACCAAAAGCCGGGACTGAAACGCTGGGGCGAGAGTCCTGTTTCGACGTATTTCTTTCAGATGCACCCCTTCATCCCTGTGCTTGCTGCGGTCTCGCTTTTTGCTGCTGCCAGGAAAAAGGAGATGACCTATGTCATGATCGCCTGGCTGGTCCTTGTTATCCTTGTTCTGCAGGTCAGGAGGATCCGGTATATCATCATGGTCTTCCCCCTGTTAAGCCTGATGGCCGCATACGGACTTGGAGCGGTCAGGGATAGGATGAGTGCCCGTTTTATCGCGTATGCGACCGCTGCGTTTTCACTGACGCTTGCCTTATCAGGATTTTTGCCGTTTCTGCAGCATACGAGCGCTGCCAATCTGAGAGACGCTGCAGCCTATCTGGACAGTCTTGACGTCGAGATTGTCGAGGTCTTCACTTCCCTGCCTGACGATTACGTCATGAACCCTGCTGTTTCCGTGCCGCTCCTTGATCTGCATACGAAGAAGAAGATCGTATATCGATATGACGAGACTGCATATCCTCTGCCTGAAGATGTGAACAGTTCGGCGCTCCGCTTTACCTGGACCTACAAAAACCCGCTCTATTATCAGGAAGACCCGGAGGAATCCGGCAAGAAGGCCGTCCTGATGATCACGGACAGCACGGAAAGGAAATTGCCTGATCTGATCCGGGAAAAGACCGCGCATCTTTCCGGGAAGCGGACGTTCGGCATCAGCGACAAGGTCTTCCGGCATCAGACACTCGTAACGGTTTACCATTAA